The proteins below are encoded in one region of Pangasianodon hypophthalmus isolate fPanHyp1 chromosome 6, fPanHyp1.pri, whole genome shotgun sequence:
- the foxl1 gene encoding forkhead box protein L1 produces MNLYHSRVAQGPAALSLTNSSLIYLYGGEVGGVIPALGLASARQEPPQKPPYSYIALIAMAIKSAPGKRATLSGIYQFIMDRFPFYHDNKQGWQNSIRHNLSLNDCFIKVPREKGRPGKGSYWTLDPKCLDMFENGNYRRRKRKSKLQETSEAKPSHKRSRGPSPLAPGSTKLSAGTHLVKDGTLSSEKALAEMVIQHKDQEHPPRGHLSNPPPSSLKHCRGAHPASARARSPAEEHSASPPKPTHQSELHSPQVRQMHTGNSTGAESTAGTPALGSAQLRDALPKRDTKDLTDGKKTSDKSKEFSIDSILAKKVNRLQRRCSCGGSESACLETRHRALASALLPAAHAPHLYPRAYPLCSYMSLAWPETLLQYCEKSGEKLV; encoded by the coding sequence ATGAACCTGTACCACAGCCGGGTAGCGCAGGGACCAGCGGCTCTCAGCCTCACCAACTCGTCCCTCATCTATCTGTATGGTGGAGAGGTGGGAGGCGTGATACCGGCGCTGGGACTCGCCTCAGCCCGACAGGAGCCTCCCCAGAAGCCTCCGTACAGCTACATCGCGCTCATCGCCATGGCCATCAAGAGCGCACCAGGCAAACGCGCCACGCTGAGCGGCATCTACCAGTTCATTATGGACCGCTTTCCGTTTTATCACGACAACAAGCAGGGCTGGCAGAACTCCATCCGACACAACCTGTCACTCAACGACTGCTTCATCAAGGTGCCCAGGGAGAAAGGGCGCCCGGGCAAGGGCAGCTACTGGACTCTAGACCCCAAGTGTCTGGACATGTTTGAGAACGGCAACTacaggaggaggaaaaggaagTCCAAACTGCAGGAGACGAGCGAAGCTAAACCGAGCCACAAACGAAGCCGGGGTCCGAGTCCTCTGGCTCCGGGAAGCACCAAACTTTCCGCAGGGACGCACTTAGTGAAAGACGGGACCCTGAGTAGTGAAAAGGCGCTGGCGGAAATGGTAATTCAGCACAAAGACCAAGAGCATCCACCTCGAGGACATCTGAGCAACCCGCCGCCCAGCTCCCTGAAACACTGTCGTGGCGCACATCCGGCCAGCGCGCGTGCCCGCTCCCCAGCCGAGGAGCACAGCGCGTCTCCGCCGAAGCCCACACACCAGTCAGAACTGCACTCTCCACAGGTGCGCCAAATGCACACTGGGAATTCGACGGGCGCTGAAAGCACCGCCGGCACTCCGGCTCTGGGTTCCGCGCAACTTCGCGACGCTCTTCCAAAGCGAGACACCAAAGACCTAACGGACGGCAAGAAGACTTCGGACAAATCGAAAGAATTTAGCATAGACAGCATTTTAGCGAAAAAGGTGAACCGGCTCCAGCGTAGGTGCAGCTGCGGAGGCTCCGAGTCTGCGTGTCTGGAAACGCGTCACCGCGCGCTCGCGTCAGCGCTACTTCCGGCTGCGCACGCGCCGCACCTCTATCCCCGAGCCTACCCGCTGTGCTCCTATATGTCCCTGGCGTGGCCCGAAACCCTGCTCCAGTACTGCGAGAAGAGTGGTGAGAAATTAGTCTGA